From Drosophila nasuta strain 15112-1781.00 chromosome X, ASM2355853v1, whole genome shotgun sequence, one genomic window encodes:
- the LOC132795514 gene encoding rho GTPase-activating protein 190 isoform X4, whose protein sequence is MRQFNISVIGLSGTEKDRGQVGVGKSCLCNRFMRPMADDYFIDHISVLSQSDFSGRIVNNDHFLYWGEVRKTTDEGVEYNFNIIEQTEFMDDSTFQAFKVGKMDPYLKRCTATKVFSAEKLMYICKNQLGIEKEYEQKVMPDGRLSIDGFVVVFDVSPVPNRSVEKQVEFVQNAIANILKNKKPLVLVTTKNDDAYELYVREAEKISQRKDYKSTVQLIETSAHESINIDLAFLMLAQMIDKVKNRVKIISYQESAKSRKELLDIRSEAVTRLIRNQITDYHVLWSQGSKMLSQYREWNEFLNIFGHEAGQKLFRRHMKKLRDDHLNKKLHQYLDKFALALEYLLPDISALNISDDDAWECARNYLQNHIEFEQYFFECPQATWTELLDMDEAEDEARIPFDVLETNEAETVFRNYLNSVQQDKKKIGWKQQFKMLLEESGFVTPGKQLSEVRVLFMGRECFEALSEHDCQQIYDIHQDEIIEKSKQNFVELLLEHAQYFLQFKNVDIITQEDVRQITDVIQEDSRYKMLDRLDQERRVMLVQHLRFIHCPIRDHCPFFNNCVDNLIEEVLSDKSSAGNHKSSHAGGQVGGGGWKSTPGSGSDRTLNLLIVGSEHLASDLLNDIRICTGSKGEYIYENQTYYLNYRIANGDMEAFKAIDVYSSGLICVYSNQQSFETLKDNLERTLLCNLELEDKFENLPIVLVYQPQDLKENEVEYLRSEGMRLSEMLHCDFIDHTQNHQKYVYDILNIVILSLKLSEMKSYEPYPSSNHTDLRILVCIYCGDQYDIENIVQPLLAESSLVKANEHCIVVDVFIGDAKRRVEFILSSYHGTNQYRDELIHGYIYIYSAKRRSSLANLNILAAQNANIPLQIVAVTESGGVNAFFNNEICQFLITEGNALADRFKGSFMTFSADQYVKFAFYNPFLKTAWDNKYEVENLHVEESITLDSGEGTLENSVNQMPRPPPRHESYMLSNTLGTDGSGSENYEMLPTRSLNSLNEERDISLDEIYDDNNEKPKHLHQKWLEDKNDPRRSNMNKNSIWNNFSGSTHAYTTGRRHIDSNLNKIRPKGPSQTLKVGEAPSRNCAMSSSTFTLPTQQPGKLNMKNFQLVSDAVAKMNFTSSGSMGESYLGGVGGVGGDGIVGGDKDAKRYDHAQLDGEDEDSEELAEYEQIYENEDCTESDSCASSTERRVRQQNAYYKANKKAATTKKNKKKKVAIPVQTPRVPPFGSYVSPPEIPSHYQRMAAVAAAGEKKKAEAVPDFMKSDKSPEYSMVPELTAAGIFGAENSPEFNMNAKCLKDFEKLEKRRIKEETARLRKQQEREKEQEKKLKRKLKQNAKGLTETTEAQFGKLMITSDKDEIPIFLIKCVEFIEKEGLDSEGIYRVPGSRAHVDMLFQRFEEDTNTVIDVLDIPVNAVATALKDFFSKRLPPLFSKDIIKELEEIAGSRGVGSSKLNVEVKTDRSCRLIALKSLLQKLPTINFAILKYIFQHFVHVSDNSKLNSMDSKNLAICWWPTLIPIDFTDMGHFEQLRPYLEDIVQTMIDQFPYLFCGKDAFVMV, encoded by the exons ATGCGTCAATTCAACATTTCGGTCATTGGACTATCCGGGACCGAAAAGGATCGCGGCCAGGTGGGCGTGGGCAAGTCATGTTTGTGCAACAGATTTATGCGGCCGATGGCCGACGATTACTTTATCGATCACATATCAGTGCTCAGCCAGAGCGATTTCAGCGGTCGCATCGTGAACAATGATCACTTTCTCTATTGGGGCGAGGTGCGCAAAACGACCGACGAAGGCGTCgaatacaatttcaatatcATTGAGCAGACCGAGTTCATGGACGATTCGACGTTCCAGGCCTTCAAAGTGGGCAAAATGGATCCATATCTGAAGCGTTGCACCGCCACCAAAGTCTTCTCCGCTGAGAAACTCATGTACATATGCAAAAATCAGCTGGGCATCGAAAAGGAATACGAACAGAAAGTGATGCCCGACGGTCGGCTGAGTATCGATGGCTTCGTCGTTGTCTTCGATGTGAGTCCCGTGCCCAATCGCAGTGTGGAGAAACAGGTCGAGTTTGTCCAGAATGCCATTGCGAACATATTGAAAAACAAGAAACCCCTTGTGCTGGTGACCACAAAGAACGATGATGCCTATGAGCTGTATGTGAGGGAGGCGGAGAAGATCAGTCAACGGAAGGATTACAAGAGTACGGTGCAATTGATTGAGACATCGGCGCACGAGAGCATCAACATTGATCTCGCATTTCTGATGCTTGCCCAAATGATCGATAAGGTGAAGAATCGCGTCAAGATCATTTCATATCAGGAATCGGCGAAATCACGCAAAGAACTCCTCGACATCCGATCGGAGGCGGTCACGCGGCTGATACGCAATCAAATTACCGATTATCATGTGCTGTGGTCGCAGGGCTCCAAGATGCTGTCGCAGTATCGCGAATGGAACGAGTTCCTCAACATTTTTGGACACGAGGCCGGTCAGAAGTTGTTCCGTCGCCACATGAAGAAGCTGCGCGACGATCATCTCAACAAGAAGCTGCATCAATATTTGGATAAGTTTGCATTGGCCCTCGAGTATCTGCTGCCCGATATCAGTGCGCTCAATATTAGCGATGATGATGCGTGGGAATGCGCTCGCAACTATCTGCAGAATCACATTGAGTTTGAGCAGTATTTCTTCGAGTGTCCGCAGGCCACATGGACCGAGCTATTGGACATGGATGAGGCTGAGGATGAGGCGCGTATACCATTCGATGTCCTCGAGACGAACGAGGCCGAGACCGTCTTCCGCAACTACTTGAACTCGGTGCAGCAGGACAAGAAGAAGATCGG CTGGAAGCAACAGTTCAAGATGCTGCTGGAGGAGTCCGGTTTCGTGACGCCCGGAAAGCAGCTGTCGGAGGTTCGGGTGCTGTTCATGGGTCGTGAGTGCTTCGAGGCGCTGTCGGAGCACGATTGTCAACAGATCTACGATATCCATCAGGACGAGATCATTGAGAAGAGCAAACAGAATTTCgttgagctgctgctggagcaTGCGCAATATTTTCTGCAGTTCAAGAACGTTGATATCATCACGCAAGAGGATGTCCGGCAAATCACGGATGTGATACAGGAGGATTCGCGTTACAAGATGCTCGATCGCTTGGATCAGGAGCGACGAGTGATGCTGGTGCAGCATTTGCGCTTCATCCATTGCCCCATCCGTGATCATTGTCCGTTCTTCAACAATTGCGTTGATAACTTGATCGAAGAGGTGCTCTCCGACAAATCCTCAGCTGGCAATCACAAGTCGTCACATGCTGGGGGACAAGTTGGCGGCGGAGGTTGGAAATCGACGCCTGGAAGTGGCAGCGATCGAACATTGAATCTGCTGATCGTGGGCTCGGAGCATTTGGCCAGCGATCTGCTCAACGATATACGTATCTGCACGGGCAGCAAGGGCGAATACATCTACGAGAATCAAACATATTATCTCAACTATCGCATTGCCAACGGCGACATGGAGGCCTTCAAGGCCATCGACGTCTATTCGAGTG GTCTGATTTGTGTGTACTCCAATCAGCAATCGTTTGAGACGCTCAAGGACAACTTGGAGCGCACTTTGCTCTGCAATCTCGAGCTGGAGGATAAGTTTGAGAATCTACCGATTGTGTTGGTCTATCAGCCGCAGGATCTCAAGGAGAACGAAGTCGAGTATTTGCGCAGCGAGGGAATGCGTCTATCGGAAATGTTGCACTGCGATTTCATTGATCATACGCAAAATCATCAGAAATACGTCTACGATATACTCAACATTGTCATTCTATCGCTCAAATTGAGCGAAATGAAAAGCTACGAGCCATATCCATCGTCCAATCACACCGATCTCCGAATTTTGGTTTGCATCTACTGCGGCGATCAGTATGACATCGAGAACATTGTCCAGCCATTGTTGGCCGAGTCCAGCTTGGTCAAGGCCAACGAGCATTGCATCGTTGTCGATGTCTTCATTGGCGATGCGAAGCGACGCGTTGAGTTTATCTTGTCATCGTATCATGGCACCAATCAGTATCGCGATGAGCTCATCCACGGCTATATTTACATCTATTCGGCCAAACGACGCTCCTCGCTGGCCAACCTCAA CATTTTGGCAGCACAGAATGCCAACATTCCATTGCAAATTGTGGCGGTAACGGAGAGCGGCGGCGTTAATGCGTTCTTCAATAATGAGATTTGCCAGTTTCTCATCACCGAGGGCAATGCGTTGGCCGATCGCTTCAAGGGCAGCTTCATGACCTTCTCCGCCGATCAGTATGTGAAGT TTGCCTTTTATAATCCATTCCTGAAGACGGCCTGGGACAACAAATACGAGGTGGAGAATCTGCATGTGGAGGAGTCAATTACTTTAGATTCGGGCGAAGGCACGCTTGAGAATTCAGTTAATCAAATGCCACGTCCGCCACCGAGACACGAAAGCTATATGCTATCCAATACACTTGGTACCGATGGTTCCGGCAGTGAGAATTACGAAATGCTTCCTACAAGATCTCTCAACTCATTAAATG aagAAAGAGATATATCTTTAGATGAAATCTATGAtgacaacaacgaaaaaccCAAGCACCTGCATCAAA AATGGCTCGAGGATAAGAACGATCCGCGTCGCAGCAACATGAACAAGAACTCGATATGGAATAATTTCAGCGGATCGACGCATGCTTATACCACAGGGAGGCGGCACATTGATTCCAATTTGAATAAGATACGGCCCAAGGGACCGAGCCAAACGCTGAAGGTGGGTGAAGCGCCCAGTCGAAACTGTGCCATGAGCTCCTCAACTTTCACGCTACCCACACAGCAACCGGGCAAGCTGAACATGAAAAACTTTCAGCTGGTCAGCGATGCCGTCGCCAAAATGAATTTCaccagcagcggcagcatgGGTGAATCCTATTTGGGTGGCGTTGGCGGTGTCGGAGGCGATGGTATTGTTGGCGGCGATAAGGATGCCAAGCGCTATGATCACGCTCAGCTCGATGGCGAGGACGAGGACTCCGAGGAGCTGGCCGAGTATGAACAAATCTACGAAAACGAAG ACTGCACTGAGTCGGATAGCTGCGCCAGCTCGACGGAGCGTCGGGTGCGACAACAGAACGCCTACTACAAGGCCAACAAGAAGGCTGCTACTACCaagaagaacaaaaagaagaaggtCGCCATTCCGGTGCAAACGCCACGCGTTCCTCCCTTTGGATCCTACGTCAGTCCCCCGGAGATACCGTCGCACTATCAGCGCATGGCCGCCGTTGCCGCTGCAGGTGAGAAGA AAAAAGCTGAGGCTGTGCCCGACTTCATGAAGAGCGACAAATCGCCCGAG TATTCCATGGTGCCCGAGTTAACGGCAGCGGGTATTTTTGGTGCGGAGAATTCGCCCGAGTTCAATATGAATGCCAAATGCTTGAAGGACTTTGAGAAGCTAGAGAAGCGACGCATCAAGGAGGAGACAGCACGATTGCGCAAGCAACAGGAGCGTGAAAAGGAGCAGGAAAAGAAGCTGAAGCGTAAGCTCAAACAAAATGCCAAGGGTCTGACCGAGACAACCGAGGCACAATTTGGCAAACTGATGATCACATCCGACAAGGACGAGATTCCCATTTTCCTCATCAAGTGCGTGGAGTTCATCGAGAAGGAAGGTCTCGATTCTGAGGGCATTTATCGTGTTCCCGGCAGTAGAGCTCACGTCGACATGCTTTTCCAGCGCTTCGAAGAGG ATACCAACACGGTGATTGATGTGCTCGATATTCCAGTGAATGCTGTGGCCACGGCGCTCAAAGATTTCTTCTCGAAACGCTTGCCGCCGCTGTTCAGCAAGGACATCATCAAGGAGCTCGAAGAAATTGCGG GCTCTCGTGGCGTCGGCTCATCCAAGCTGAATGTTGAGGTTAAAACCGATCGCAGTTGCCGTTTGATAGCTTTAAAGTCCTTGCTGCAGAAATTACCAACCATCAACTTTGCCATACTCAAATACATATTCCAGCACTTTGTGCA TGTCTCGGATAACTCAAAGCTGAACAGCATGGACAGCAAGAATCTGGCCATTTGCTGGTGGCCCACCTTGATACCCATCGACTTCACCGACATGGGACACTTTGAGCAGCTGCGGCCCTATCTCGAGGACATTGTCCAGACGATGATTGATCAATTCCCGTATCTCTTTTGCGGCAAGGATGCCTTTGTCATGGTCTAG
- the LOC132795514 gene encoding rho GTPase-activating protein 190 isoform X1: MRQFNISVIGLSGTEKDRGQVGVGKSCLCNRFMRPMADDYFIDHISVLSQSDFSGRIVNNDHFLYWGEVRKTTDEGVEYNFNIIEQTEFMDDSTFQAFKVGKMDPYLKRCTATKVFSAEKLMYICKNQLGIEKEYEQKVMPDGRLSIDGFVVVFDVSPVPNRSVEKQVEFVQNAIANILKNKKPLVLVTTKNDDAYELYVREAEKISQRKDYKSTVQLIETSAHESINIDLAFLMLAQMIDKVKNRVKIISYQESAKSRKELLDIRSEAVTRLIRNQITDYHVLWSQGSKMLSQYREWNEFLNIFGHEAGQKLFRRHMKKLRDDHLNKKLHQYLDKFALALEYLLPDISALNISDDDAWECARNYLQNHIEFEQYFFECPQATWTELLDMDEAEDEARIPFDVLETNEAETVFRNYLNSVQQDKKKIGWKQQFKMLLEESGFVTPGKQLSEVRVLFMGRECFEALSEHDCQQIYDIHQDEIIEKSKQNFVELLLEHAQYFLQFKNVDIITQEDVRQITDVIQEDSRYKMLDRLDQERRVMLVQHLRFIHCPIRDHCPFFNNCVDNLIEEVLSDKSSAGNHKSSHAGGQVGGGGWKSTPGSGSDRTLNLLIVGSEHLASDLLNDIRICTGSKGEYIYENQTYYLNYRIANGDMEAFKAIDVYSSGLICVYSNQQSFETLKDNLERTLLCNLELEDKFENLPIVLVYQPQDLKENEVEYLRSEGMRLSEMLHCDFIDHTQNHQKYVYDILNIVILSLKLSEMKSYEPYPSSNHTDLRILVCIYCGDQYDIENIVQPLLAESSLVKANEHCIVVDVFIGDAKRRVEFILSSYHGTNQYRDELIHGYIYIYSAKRRSSLANLNILAAQNANIPLQIVAVTESGGVNAFFNNEICQFLITEGNALADRFKGSFMTFSADQYVKFAFYNPFLKTAWDNKYEVENLHVEESITLDSGEGTLENSVNQMPRPPPRHESYMLSNTLGTDGSGSENYEMLPTRSLNSLNEERDISLDEIYDDNNEKPKHLHQRFQIFPPPTTPPEPAPPDHQLITCTYKSQFVSASESSLEEITSDVSGSKDSLATHDAEWLEDKNDPRRSNMNKNSIWNNFSGSTHAYTTGRRHIDSNLNKIRPKGPSQTLKVGEAPSRNCAMSSSTFTLPTQQPGKLNMKNFQLVSDAVAKMNFTSSGSMGESYLGGVGGVGGDGIVGGDKDAKRYDHAQLDGEDEDSEELAEYEQIYENEDCTESDSCASSTERRVRQQNAYYKANKKAATTKKNKKKKVAIPVQTPRVPPFGSYVSPPEIPSHYQRMAAVAAAGEKKKAEAVPDFMKSDKSPEYSMVPELTAAGIFGAENSPEFNMNAKCLKDFEKLEKRRIKEETARLRKQQEREKEQEKKLKRKLKQNAKGLTETTEAQFGKLMITSDKDEIPIFLIKCVEFIEKEGLDSEGIYRVPGSRAHVDMLFQRFEEDTNTVIDVLDIPVNAVATALKDFFSKRLPPLFSKDIIKELEEIAGSRGVGSSKLNVEVKTDRSCRLIALKSLLQKLPTINFAILKYIFQHFVHVSDNSKLNSMDSKNLAICWWPTLIPIDFTDMGHFEQLRPYLEDIVQTMIDQFPYLFCGKDAFVMV; the protein is encoded by the exons ATGCGTCAATTCAACATTTCGGTCATTGGACTATCCGGGACCGAAAAGGATCGCGGCCAGGTGGGCGTGGGCAAGTCATGTTTGTGCAACAGATTTATGCGGCCGATGGCCGACGATTACTTTATCGATCACATATCAGTGCTCAGCCAGAGCGATTTCAGCGGTCGCATCGTGAACAATGATCACTTTCTCTATTGGGGCGAGGTGCGCAAAACGACCGACGAAGGCGTCgaatacaatttcaatatcATTGAGCAGACCGAGTTCATGGACGATTCGACGTTCCAGGCCTTCAAAGTGGGCAAAATGGATCCATATCTGAAGCGTTGCACCGCCACCAAAGTCTTCTCCGCTGAGAAACTCATGTACATATGCAAAAATCAGCTGGGCATCGAAAAGGAATACGAACAGAAAGTGATGCCCGACGGTCGGCTGAGTATCGATGGCTTCGTCGTTGTCTTCGATGTGAGTCCCGTGCCCAATCGCAGTGTGGAGAAACAGGTCGAGTTTGTCCAGAATGCCATTGCGAACATATTGAAAAACAAGAAACCCCTTGTGCTGGTGACCACAAAGAACGATGATGCCTATGAGCTGTATGTGAGGGAGGCGGAGAAGATCAGTCAACGGAAGGATTACAAGAGTACGGTGCAATTGATTGAGACATCGGCGCACGAGAGCATCAACATTGATCTCGCATTTCTGATGCTTGCCCAAATGATCGATAAGGTGAAGAATCGCGTCAAGATCATTTCATATCAGGAATCGGCGAAATCACGCAAAGAACTCCTCGACATCCGATCGGAGGCGGTCACGCGGCTGATACGCAATCAAATTACCGATTATCATGTGCTGTGGTCGCAGGGCTCCAAGATGCTGTCGCAGTATCGCGAATGGAACGAGTTCCTCAACATTTTTGGACACGAGGCCGGTCAGAAGTTGTTCCGTCGCCACATGAAGAAGCTGCGCGACGATCATCTCAACAAGAAGCTGCATCAATATTTGGATAAGTTTGCATTGGCCCTCGAGTATCTGCTGCCCGATATCAGTGCGCTCAATATTAGCGATGATGATGCGTGGGAATGCGCTCGCAACTATCTGCAGAATCACATTGAGTTTGAGCAGTATTTCTTCGAGTGTCCGCAGGCCACATGGACCGAGCTATTGGACATGGATGAGGCTGAGGATGAGGCGCGTATACCATTCGATGTCCTCGAGACGAACGAGGCCGAGACCGTCTTCCGCAACTACTTGAACTCGGTGCAGCAGGACAAGAAGAAGATCGG CTGGAAGCAACAGTTCAAGATGCTGCTGGAGGAGTCCGGTTTCGTGACGCCCGGAAAGCAGCTGTCGGAGGTTCGGGTGCTGTTCATGGGTCGTGAGTGCTTCGAGGCGCTGTCGGAGCACGATTGTCAACAGATCTACGATATCCATCAGGACGAGATCATTGAGAAGAGCAAACAGAATTTCgttgagctgctgctggagcaTGCGCAATATTTTCTGCAGTTCAAGAACGTTGATATCATCACGCAAGAGGATGTCCGGCAAATCACGGATGTGATACAGGAGGATTCGCGTTACAAGATGCTCGATCGCTTGGATCAGGAGCGACGAGTGATGCTGGTGCAGCATTTGCGCTTCATCCATTGCCCCATCCGTGATCATTGTCCGTTCTTCAACAATTGCGTTGATAACTTGATCGAAGAGGTGCTCTCCGACAAATCCTCAGCTGGCAATCACAAGTCGTCACATGCTGGGGGACAAGTTGGCGGCGGAGGTTGGAAATCGACGCCTGGAAGTGGCAGCGATCGAACATTGAATCTGCTGATCGTGGGCTCGGAGCATTTGGCCAGCGATCTGCTCAACGATATACGTATCTGCACGGGCAGCAAGGGCGAATACATCTACGAGAATCAAACATATTATCTCAACTATCGCATTGCCAACGGCGACATGGAGGCCTTCAAGGCCATCGACGTCTATTCGAGTG GTCTGATTTGTGTGTACTCCAATCAGCAATCGTTTGAGACGCTCAAGGACAACTTGGAGCGCACTTTGCTCTGCAATCTCGAGCTGGAGGATAAGTTTGAGAATCTACCGATTGTGTTGGTCTATCAGCCGCAGGATCTCAAGGAGAACGAAGTCGAGTATTTGCGCAGCGAGGGAATGCGTCTATCGGAAATGTTGCACTGCGATTTCATTGATCATACGCAAAATCATCAGAAATACGTCTACGATATACTCAACATTGTCATTCTATCGCTCAAATTGAGCGAAATGAAAAGCTACGAGCCATATCCATCGTCCAATCACACCGATCTCCGAATTTTGGTTTGCATCTACTGCGGCGATCAGTATGACATCGAGAACATTGTCCAGCCATTGTTGGCCGAGTCCAGCTTGGTCAAGGCCAACGAGCATTGCATCGTTGTCGATGTCTTCATTGGCGATGCGAAGCGACGCGTTGAGTTTATCTTGTCATCGTATCATGGCACCAATCAGTATCGCGATGAGCTCATCCACGGCTATATTTACATCTATTCGGCCAAACGACGCTCCTCGCTGGCCAACCTCAA CATTTTGGCAGCACAGAATGCCAACATTCCATTGCAAATTGTGGCGGTAACGGAGAGCGGCGGCGTTAATGCGTTCTTCAATAATGAGATTTGCCAGTTTCTCATCACCGAGGGCAATGCGTTGGCCGATCGCTTCAAGGGCAGCTTCATGACCTTCTCCGCCGATCAGTATGTGAAGT TTGCCTTTTATAATCCATTCCTGAAGACGGCCTGGGACAACAAATACGAGGTGGAGAATCTGCATGTGGAGGAGTCAATTACTTTAGATTCGGGCGAAGGCACGCTTGAGAATTCAGTTAATCAAATGCCACGTCCGCCACCGAGACACGAAAGCTATATGCTATCCAATACACTTGGTACCGATGGTTCCGGCAGTGAGAATTACGAAATGCTTCCTACAAGATCTCTCAACTCATTAAATG aagAAAGAGATATATCTTTAGATGAAATCTATGAtgacaacaacgaaaaaccCAAGCACCTGCATCAAA GATTCCAGATATTCCCTCCTCCAACAACTCCTCCAGAGCCAGCCCCTCCAGATCATCAGCTCATTACATGCACATATAAGAGTCAATTCGTTTCGGCTTCAGAATCAAGTTTGGAAGAAATAACAT CGGATGTCAGCGGGTCGAAGGATTCATTGGCCACCCATGATGCAG AATGGCTCGAGGATAAGAACGATCCGCGTCGCAGCAACATGAACAAGAACTCGATATGGAATAATTTCAGCGGATCGACGCATGCTTATACCACAGGGAGGCGGCACATTGATTCCAATTTGAATAAGATACGGCCCAAGGGACCGAGCCAAACGCTGAAGGTGGGTGAAGCGCCCAGTCGAAACTGTGCCATGAGCTCCTCAACTTTCACGCTACCCACACAGCAACCGGGCAAGCTGAACATGAAAAACTTTCAGCTGGTCAGCGATGCCGTCGCCAAAATGAATTTCaccagcagcggcagcatgGGTGAATCCTATTTGGGTGGCGTTGGCGGTGTCGGAGGCGATGGTATTGTTGGCGGCGATAAGGATGCCAAGCGCTATGATCACGCTCAGCTCGATGGCGAGGACGAGGACTCCGAGGAGCTGGCCGAGTATGAACAAATCTACGAAAACGAAG ACTGCACTGAGTCGGATAGCTGCGCCAGCTCGACGGAGCGTCGGGTGCGACAACAGAACGCCTACTACAAGGCCAACAAGAAGGCTGCTACTACCaagaagaacaaaaagaagaaggtCGCCATTCCGGTGCAAACGCCACGCGTTCCTCCCTTTGGATCCTACGTCAGTCCCCCGGAGATACCGTCGCACTATCAGCGCATGGCCGCCGTTGCCGCTGCAGGTGAGAAGA AAAAAGCTGAGGCTGTGCCCGACTTCATGAAGAGCGACAAATCGCCCGAG TATTCCATGGTGCCCGAGTTAACGGCAGCGGGTATTTTTGGTGCGGAGAATTCGCCCGAGTTCAATATGAATGCCAAATGCTTGAAGGACTTTGAGAAGCTAGAGAAGCGACGCATCAAGGAGGAGACAGCACGATTGCGCAAGCAACAGGAGCGTGAAAAGGAGCAGGAAAAGAAGCTGAAGCGTAAGCTCAAACAAAATGCCAAGGGTCTGACCGAGACAACCGAGGCACAATTTGGCAAACTGATGATCACATCCGACAAGGACGAGATTCCCATTTTCCTCATCAAGTGCGTGGAGTTCATCGAGAAGGAAGGTCTCGATTCTGAGGGCATTTATCGTGTTCCCGGCAGTAGAGCTCACGTCGACATGCTTTTCCAGCGCTTCGAAGAGG ATACCAACACGGTGATTGATGTGCTCGATATTCCAGTGAATGCTGTGGCCACGGCGCTCAAAGATTTCTTCTCGAAACGCTTGCCGCCGCTGTTCAGCAAGGACATCATCAAGGAGCTCGAAGAAATTGCGG GCTCTCGTGGCGTCGGCTCATCCAAGCTGAATGTTGAGGTTAAAACCGATCGCAGTTGCCGTTTGATAGCTTTAAAGTCCTTGCTGCAGAAATTACCAACCATCAACTTTGCCATACTCAAATACATATTCCAGCACTTTGTGCA TGTCTCGGATAACTCAAAGCTGAACAGCATGGACAGCAAGAATCTGGCCATTTGCTGGTGGCCCACCTTGATACCCATCGACTTCACCGACATGGGACACTTTGAGCAGCTGCGGCCCTATCTCGAGGACATTGTCCAGACGATGATTGATCAATTCCCGTATCTCTTTTGCGGCAAGGATGCCTTTGTCATGGTCTAG